Below is a genomic region from Rana temporaria chromosome 3, aRanTem1.1, whole genome shotgun sequence.
CTGTAGTTTATTATTAGGCAGGAAAATAACATAGTGAGCTTCACCTCTGTCAATATTTACTTCCCGCTTATAAATCTTAcgccacagacacacacacaggagcgAACGCAGATTTACAAGGACTGTCACAGGAATAATCTTCATGTGTCGTGCAATAACTACCTTTTTTGTTTCCACATAATGCAGAACCAACAGAACTGCAACATTAGAGCTAATGTACACCATGAACAGATGTTAAAAcatgctgctgattttttttttcaaataatttattagttaaaacatacaaaaatagaTGATATTCTTTACAGGTTGTGTTTATGTAATATATTAATTCTGGTACATCTTTAAACAATTTTACATTAAAtggataatacaaaataaaatgtaatgacatataataataaaaataaaaaataaatatctaaacATACATTTTATAAGCTTATTGATGTGCAAATATTACTTCCCAATTACAGGCTGGCACAGTTACATACAAAccacgtttttttcagcatgttagctctataaataattatagtagCATAGTATAAGCAGGTAAGTCAATGACTTTCAAATACTTTTTATTAGCAGCTTTAATGAGTGTATAGTCAGAATGGGCAAGGTCATCTACAAAATGACAAGACATAGCACTTGAATGGGCTTAGCTATGCCTCTCTAGCTGTACTGAAACTAGAAGGCCCAGCAAGCACATGGcaaggcttaggcctcgtacacacgaccgagaaacttgacgggcgaaacacatcgttttgctcgtcgagttccttgtgaagccgtcgagaaactcgacaagccaaatttctccattcccgtcaaggaaatagagaacatgctttatttttggctcgtcgaatttctcgacagtttcctcaacgaaaatgtacacacgaccggtttcctcggcaaaaaaatatctcccagcaagtttcttgctggtttttgccgagaaactcggtcgtgtgtacgaggccttacagctgCAGAGCCACAAATTGCTCATCCAGAAACAGAACACAACACTGCCTACAAATTACATATGGAAAATACCTTTGTTTCAACCATGAGTGCAAAAGTAACAAATGACAGTTCTCAGATGTTAAAAGATTTAGCAGATAATTCATAAGACTGATTAACACTTGTAGAAGGTGACTCTCCTTTTAAATTTTGCAGTCCACGCTAAGTACCAACCTACCCGCACATTATTTTTAACGTTATTTCTAGCCCCTATATTTGACCTCTTTAAACACTACATCTTTAAATAAATGCTATAAGTTATATTAGTACCCTTTATGAGATCTTTAAGGACTCAATAAATATTTAGgataaatgttcattttttttttttttaccgccttTGTCAGTTAACAGTAATAATGAATTTGTTCGTAGTTTGGATTAAAATGCCTTgaaatgttaaatattttttcctctttcttaCAGGGATAAGATGCTAAGCAAAGAAAGTTCACTTTGGCCCAAGACACAGTCTCTCTTTATTCCACACGCTTTGTTGATTGCTTTAATCTTAAGGCAGCAGCTGTGAAGTTTTGTGGGTGGCAAGTTCTCAAAGAAAAAGTCCTCATTAAAGATTGGGTTCCTGCTCCTTCTTATAACGGTACTTCGCTGCTTCTGCTGCTTCCCAGGAGTAATAGAGAGTGCCACAAAGCAATTGATTGTTTTAGGGTCAGTGTGCACATTGTAAAGTCCTTCAATGCTGATGAGTCGAACACGTAgcctctgtgctgtatcacaATATTCTGTAGATAAACGTAGAGAAGCCCCATTCTCGAGCAACACTGTGTTTTCGGCTACAAAACTACCTCTGGAATACAGAAGATCCATTGGAAACACAGAATCCATCATCCCATCAGAAACTCTACGAATTATATTTGGGCTGCTGTCTGTGGAGCTGCACTCATCAGCCGACAGTGAGTTGTTTCTGGATAGCCTTCCTTTTTTCTTCAGTGCTCTAGAAAAAAGTCTGTCCTGACTGATGGCTTTCAGTAAAGAGGCACCCCGTGGTAGAGATCTCTGAAGCAGAGGGGAACTAAATGGAGAAGAGTCTGTTGAAGAGGACGTTTCGCTGTCCAAGGTTCCGGAACGACTTAGTGTCCTTAGCTTTAATGCCCTGAAGCTACCGTAAGACGTTGTCCTTTGGCAAGTGGTGGTTAGAGAGCGAGGTCTTTGTAACAGAATTGGAAGGCTAGCAGGGTCATCATGGAAAAGAGATTCTTTCCTTCTGGTGTTGGGGCTTTCTAGCAAGGTGCAGAATCCATAGGATGTATGGGCCTTATAAAGATGTGGTAGGGACAAAGCTGCTTGTGCCTGAGGGTCTCCATTTGTATTTTCGTCCTCCATAGGCTCATCTGCACTGTCTACCTGTATGATATGTGTCTCTGGTGCATTATAGGCTCCATAAGCAGCTCTTCTAAGATCTGGTACAGACCTGTAGAGTGACTTCAGTCTTACTGCTCTTTGAGTTGAAAGTAGTGGAGGAATACAAAACTCTGGAATCCTGTCTGGGGTTAGGACATTGTGACAAGGTGTAAGACGCTGCTTTTTATCCATGACCGCCCCTTTCATTGTCAGGTCAGACACTTGTCCGTGCATGTCAGGTACCTTCAGCTTGTCCAACAACCACATATGTCCAGGTGAGAGAAATACAATGATCCTGTAATGATAAGATACAATTAGGAATGGCAAGCTTTGTACAGCAATTCATAATATAACATACACTGTTTAAAATGCAAAAGATGAAGTCAAATGTGGAACAGCAGAATTGGGTATAGAATTTTCTATATAGAGAAGTTATTGTTATTTAGGTAATGCTTTTTTAGATTATGATAAATTCAccttttattaaatataataacaTACGGTAGTTATTTGCTACTATTTCCTAAATAAACCGTTAATGTTGTAGAAATTACCTGCTGCAATGATGAAGTCACCCAGAAACAGCTCCTGTGTGATTCAGTTCCAGGTAACAAAGAAATCTGTGCTGTTGTAGCCTCAAGCAGTGAGTGAGCTCTGCTGCCTGCTTCTCCGGCTTTTATAGTTGAATTGGGCTTGTTCCAACAAATCAGCAGCAAGTGGGTGGCGTAGCTTTTCTACTGGAAAGGGACATGAGGAAATGTAGTGACACAACAGAGCTTTGTGATACAAACAGCACATACACCATCAGGTCTATAATAACTACAGACGTTTGCTGCACTTGTTAAAATGAGGCTGAGTGAGTAAAATAACAGCCTTGTTCCAGCATGAACATATGATAAAGTCAatacaaaacaaatacatttatccATTCAGTGTCTCTTTGGAA
It encodes:
- the LOC120931520 gene encoding C2 calcium-dependent domain-containing protein 4C-like, which produces MWLLDKLKVPDMHGQVSDLTMKGAVMDKKQRLTPCHNVLTPDRIPEFCIPPLLSTQRAVRLKSLYRSVPDLRRAAYGAYNAPETHIIQVDSADEPMEDENTNGDPQAQAALSLPHLYKAHTSYGFCTLLESPNTRRKESLFHDDPASLPILLQRPRSLTTTCQRTTSYGSFRALKLRTLSRSGTLDSETSSSTDSSPFSSPLLQRSLPRGASLLKAISQDRLFSRALKKKGRLSRNNSLSADECSSTDSSPNIIRRVSDGMMDSVFPMDLLYSRGSFVAENTVLLENGASLRLSTEYCDTAQRLRVRLISIEGLYNVHTDPKTINCFVALSITPGKQQKQRSTVIRRSRNPIFNEDFFFENLPPTKLHSCCLKIKAINKACGIKRDCVLGQSELSLLSILSL